The following proteins come from a genomic window of Heyndrickxia acidicola:
- a CDS encoding MFS transporter, translated as MNTQRWMSSRFFSFYMTWGIFLPYWTGWMIHVKGITVEQASLIMSLGLTARGLSTLVAFPVLSGKFSSKTLLKVAAIGTLIAIACCIPAGSFSSLLAATILLHFFYPTLMPALDSAAGVLVQSNQLRHYGKSRLWGSIGFVASGMILTAFTGAFEDTLILWGLLLATLVFVCLTFMRAPDVLSEKPAATQIQKGGLLALFRIKHFGLVLIIVILLQAAHASYYNYGYIFLQAIHAPKYLIGVIINIAVMAEIIFFSIADKKFHKYSAGALLALAALGSSVRWILVFAFPNVIVFCLAQTLHAFSFAMGHYAFMKYLIRNIPHAQIPKAQGIYSALALSWSTAVFTIFGGYLYQIEPRYAFLGMIVCTIPSMLLALLYRKLELKKKSVQSISYIQNEA; from the coding sequence ATGAACACACAACGCTGGATGAGCAGTCGATTTTTCAGCTTTTATATGACGTGGGGAATCTTTCTGCCTTATTGGACAGGATGGATGATTCATGTAAAAGGCATCACGGTGGAACAAGCGAGTTTAATTATGAGCTTAGGCCTTACTGCAAGAGGTCTTTCTACTTTAGTTGCCTTTCCTGTATTATCAGGAAAATTCAGCAGTAAAACCTTATTAAAGGTTGCGGCAATCGGAACACTTATTGCCATTGCTTGTTGTATTCCGGCAGGCTCCTTTTCCAGCTTACTTGCCGCCACCATCCTTTTACACTTTTTTTATCCAACACTGATGCCTGCCTTAGATAGTGCAGCGGGTGTCCTTGTCCAAAGTAATCAGTTAAGACATTATGGAAAAAGCCGCTTGTGGGGATCCATCGGGTTTGTTGCATCCGGGATGATATTAACCGCATTTACAGGAGCTTTTGAAGACACATTGATTTTATGGGGGCTGTTACTGGCCACACTGGTATTTGTCTGTCTTACATTTATGCGGGCGCCCGATGTTTTATCAGAAAAGCCTGCAGCCACCCAAATCCAAAAAGGCGGATTGCTGGCTTTATTTCGCATTAAGCACTTTGGTTTGGTGCTGATCATTGTTATTTTATTGCAAGCAGCACATGCCTCCTATTACAACTATGGCTATATTTTTTTACAGGCAATCCATGCACCTAAATACTTAATTGGTGTGATTATCAATATTGCTGTAATGGCAGAAATCATTTTCTTTTCCATTGCAGATAAAAAATTTCATAAATATTCAGCAGGTGCCTTGCTGGCACTGGCAGCACTGGGTTCATCAGTGCGTTGGATTTTAGTCTTTGCATTCCCAAATGTTATTGTTTTTTGCCTTGCACAAACCCTGCATGCATTTTCCTTTGCGATGGGCCATTATGCGTTTATGAAATATTTAATTCGAAATATTCCGCACGCACAAATCCCAAAAGCACAAGGTATCTATTCAGCCCTGGCACTTAGCTGGAGCACGGCGGTATTTACAATTTTCGGCGGCTACTTATACCAAATCGAACCAAGATACGCCTTTTTAGGGATGATTGTTTGTACCATACCATCAATGCTTCTTGCACTTTTGTACCGGAAACTGGAATTAAAAAAGAAATCTGTTCAATCAATCAGCTATATACAAAATGAAGCTTAA
- a CDS encoding peptide MFS transporter, whose protein sequence is MSSTANKQKIPQSTPQTSINRQKIVDSVPQKGFFGHPKGLFTLFFTEFWERFSYYGMKAILVYYMYYSVSKGGLGFDQQTALSIASVYGALVYMSGIIGGWISDRLTGATKSVFYGGILIMFGHLALAVPGNISMFFVSMILIVVGTGLLKPNISTVLGEMYDINDARRDAGFSIFYMGVNLGAFVAPLVVGTIGMKYNFHLGFGLAAIGMFLALVVYFLTKKKNLGLAGSFVTNPMKPEEKKKAFTQIGIGVVILAVLIIALVSTGNLTIDSFINIVGILGFVIPIIYFIFMYRNPKVTKEERSRLIAYIPLFLGAVLFWSIEEQGSTILADFADQKTQLNFAGMHISPAWFQSLNPLFIIVFAPIIGAIWVKLGKRQPTYTQKFSYGLLLAGLSFIVILVPALIGGSHALVNPLWLVLSYFLCAIGELSLSPVGLSATTKLAPAAFSAQMLSLWFLTDAAAQALNAQLVRFYTPQNEMSYFAVIGIASIVLSLILFALSPKMQKFMKGIK, encoded by the coding sequence ATGTCGTCAACTGCAAATAAACAGAAAATTCCGCAAAGCACGCCACAAACGTCGATAAATAGACAGAAAATTGTGGATAGTGTTCCTCAAAAAGGTTTTTTTGGCCATCCTAAAGGTTTATTCACTTTATTCTTCACAGAATTCTGGGAGCGCTTTTCTTACTATGGTATGAAGGCTATCCTGGTCTACTATATGTATTATTCCGTTTCAAAAGGCGGCTTAGGCTTCGATCAGCAGACAGCACTATCCATTGCATCCGTATACGGCGCGCTCGTATACATGTCAGGAATCATCGGAGGCTGGATATCTGACCGACTCACAGGTGCTACAAAATCCGTATTCTACGGCGGAATATTAATTATGTTTGGCCACCTGGCATTAGCCGTTCCTGGAAACATCTCCATGTTTTTCGTTTCAATGATTTTAATCGTAGTGGGTACAGGATTGCTAAAACCAAATATTTCAACCGTTCTAGGAGAAATGTACGATATTAATGATGCTCGTCGCGATGCCGGCTTCAGTATCTTCTATATGGGTGTTAACCTTGGAGCATTCGTTGCTCCGTTGGTTGTAGGAACAATCGGAATGAAATACAATTTCCACTTAGGGTTCGGATTGGCTGCAATCGGTATGTTCCTTGCATTAGTGGTTTACTTCTTAACAAAGAAAAAGAATCTGGGTCTTGCTGGTTCATTTGTAACAAACCCAATGAAACCGGAAGAAAAGAAAAAAGCTTTCACTCAAATCGGCATTGGAGTTGTTATTCTCGCCGTATTAATTATCGCACTTGTTTCAACTGGAAACTTAACGATCGATTCCTTTATTAACATTGTAGGTATTTTAGGATTTGTTATTCCGATCATTTATTTCATCTTTATGTACCGCAACCCGAAAGTGACAAAAGAAGAGCGCTCTCGCTTAATTGCCTATATTCCGCTTTTCCTTGGAGCTGTTTTGTTCTGGTCTATTGAAGAGCAAGGTTCAACCATCCTGGCAGACTTTGCTGACCAAAAGACTCAATTAAACTTTGCCGGTATGCATATTTCGCCAGCATGGTTCCAGTCTTTAAATCCATTATTTATTATAGTATTCGCGCCAATTATTGGTGCGATTTGGGTAAAGCTAGGCAAAAGGCAGCCGACATATACTCAAAAATTCTCTTACGGACTATTACTAGCAGGTTTATCATTCATTGTTATTTTAGTTCCAGCTTTAATTGGCGGTTCCCATGCACTTGTAAACCCATTATGGCTTGTGCTTAGTTACTTCCTATGTGCAATTGGTGAGCTGTCTTTATCACCTGTGGGACTATCTGCAACAACCAAATTGGCACCTGCAGCTTTCTCAGCTCAAATGCTAAGTCTATGGTTCCTAACAGACGCTGCAGCACAGGCACTGAATGCTCAGCTTGTTAGGTTCTACACACCACAAAATGAAATGTCTTACTTTGCTGTCATTGGTATAGCATCCATTGTACTATCCCTTATTCTTTTTGCACTTTCACCAAAAATGCAGAAGTTTATGAAGGGAATTAAATAA
- a CDS encoding acetyl-CoA C-acyltransferase gives MKRAVIVKAKRTPVGKKGGILRDFPPHELAAPLLQQLANGLEEKIDDVILGNVVGPGGNVARVAALEAELPLSVTGMTIDRQCSAGLEAIRMACYYIQGGAGACYIAGGVESTSTSPFPSRARFSPEKMGDPDMGVAAEYVAEKYAISKKMQDEYSLLSYKRSWEAYEKGYLSQEMIPIGEFRQDEEFSRKRRMEVLLNRAKPIFKKNGTVTAANSCGIHDGAAAVLIMEENMALKHGLQPILRFLDSEVAGLSPHYPGAAPIPAIQALLKRNLLTIADIDLFEINEAFSSKMVACTKELSIPYEKVNVCGGALTLGHPYGASGSIMVARLFYEVQRRKNLKYVLAAIGSGGGIGVAVLFEVI, from the coding sequence ATTAAAAGAGCGGTAATTGTCAAAGCGAAACGAACACCCGTTGGAAAAAAGGGGGGAATCTTACGTGACTTTCCTCCACATGAGCTTGCAGCTCCTCTCCTCCAACAATTAGCAAATGGATTGGAAGAAAAGATAGATGACGTCATTTTAGGAAATGTAGTTGGACCAGGGGGAAATGTAGCTCGAGTTGCTGCATTAGAAGCAGAACTTCCTCTTTCTGTAACGGGAATGACAATTGACCGTCAATGCAGTGCAGGGTTAGAAGCCATCAGAATGGCGTGTTACTACATACAAGGCGGAGCAGGCGCTTGTTATATTGCTGGTGGAGTAGAAAGCACGAGTACCTCGCCATTTCCGTCTAGAGCAAGATTCTCTCCTGAAAAAATGGGAGACCCGGATATGGGTGTTGCAGCAGAATATGTAGCTGAAAAGTATGCAATTTCAAAGAAAATGCAGGATGAATACTCTCTATTAAGTTATAAACGCAGCTGGGAAGCTTATGAAAAAGGATATTTAAGTCAGGAAATGATTCCGATAGGGGAATTCCGCCAAGATGAAGAATTTTCTAGGAAAAGAAGGATGGAGGTTCTTTTAAATAGAGCGAAACCAATATTTAAAAAGAATGGGACCGTTACCGCAGCGAACAGCTGCGGCATTCATGATGGGGCCGCGGCTGTCCTTATTATGGAAGAAAACATGGCACTAAAACATGGATTACAGCCCATTTTAAGATTTTTGGATAGTGAAGTCGCAGGTTTATCTCCTCATTATCCAGGAGCAGCGCCTATTCCGGCTATTCAAGCTTTATTAAAAAGAAACCTCCTAACGATTGCGGACATTGACCTCTTTGAAATAAATGAAGCTTTCTCTTCCAAAATGGTCGCCTGTACAAAAGAACTTTCTATTCCTTATGAAAAGGTAAATGTATGTGGAGGAGCTTTAACGCTGGGACATCCTTATGGAGCTTCAGGAAGTATCATGGTTGCGAGGCTTTTTTATGAAGTACAAAGACGAAAGAATTTAAAATATGTACTGGCCGCAATTGGAAGTGGAGGAGGAATAGGAGTAGCGGTTCTATTCGAGGTAATATAA
- a CDS encoding AMP-binding protein, with amino-acid sequence MGNITGMYKTFAKVCPDKIAIQTNHQQISYQKWDELINQTANWLHSLRSENKTIGILLPNDIPFLQFFAGASRAGWIAVPYDLKWKINELEKRVMLSQPSIIISTREIHSQIQQRIPNVMILEDSLKEMSQFNPATVVETEENLPFYIGFTSGTTGKPKAFVRSQDSWVASFNCSRFDFELDESEQALILGALFHSHFLYGAISTLYLGGTVFLLEKFSPIEAISSITMFPVTTVYVVPTMVEALLKQEVQVDKSIKIISSGAKWSERSKIKIRIMFPNMTMYEFYGASELSFITVLSDRDGIKKAVTVGKPCHGVEVQIRRSNQELAQQNETGKIYVRSKLMINGYFDRHERAIHPIQDNEGWATVHDMGYFDEDGFLYIVGREQNMILYGGINIFPEEIENVLSLHPDVEEVAVIGLFDSYWGQIVTAAVKGKASQLELKRYCKMHLSSYKIPRKWFFLNEMPYTTSGKIARAELINQIESEVASD; translated from the coding sequence ATGGGAAATATTACAGGAATGTATAAGACTTTTGCTAAAGTATGCCCCGACAAAATCGCAATTCAAACGAATCATCAACAAATTAGTTATCAAAAATGGGATGAATTAATCAACCAAACCGCAAACTGGCTGCATTCTCTCCGTTCAGAAAATAAAACAATTGGAATCCTTTTGCCAAACGACATCCCTTTTCTGCAGTTCTTTGCAGGAGCCTCTAGGGCAGGCTGGATTGCTGTTCCATATGATTTAAAATGGAAAATAAACGAATTAGAAAAAAGGGTGATGCTTTCTCAGCCTTCGATTATTATCTCAACTAGAGAAATTCACTCTCAAATCCAACAAAGGATTCCTAATGTCATGATTTTGGAAGATAGTTTAAAGGAAATGTCTCAGTTCAATCCTGCAACTGTAGTGGAAACGGAAGAAAATCTGCCTTTTTACATTGGATTTACTTCTGGTACGACGGGAAAGCCAAAAGCGTTTGTTCGCTCACAAGATTCATGGGTGGCGAGCTTTAATTGCAGCCGTTTTGATTTTGAATTAGATGAATCCGAGCAGGCTCTTATTTTGGGTGCCTTATTTCATTCTCATTTTTTGTATGGAGCCATAAGTACTTTGTATTTAGGTGGAACCGTATTTCTTTTAGAAAAATTCTCTCCTATTGAAGCAATATCGTCGATCACAATGTTTCCAGTTACAACGGTCTATGTCGTTCCGACCATGGTAGAAGCACTCCTGAAACAAGAAGTCCAAGTTGATAAGTCCATAAAAATAATTTCAAGTGGTGCTAAATGGTCAGAAAGGTCAAAAATAAAAATCCGAATTATGTTTCCGAATATGACCATGTATGAGTTTTATGGGGCTAGTGAATTGAGCTTCATTACTGTACTCTCTGACAGAGATGGCATTAAGAAAGCTGTAACAGTCGGAAAGCCGTGCCATGGTGTAGAGGTTCAAATACGCCGTTCAAATCAGGAATTAGCCCAGCAAAATGAGACCGGAAAAATATATGTAAGAAGCAAATTAATGATAAATGGATACTTTGACCGCCATGAAAGGGCCATCCATCCTATTCAAGATAATGAGGGGTGGGCTACAGTCCATGATATGGGCTATTTTGATGAAGATGGGTTTTTGTATATTGTTGGCCGTGAACAAAATATGATCTTATATGGAGGAATAAATATTTTCCCTGAGGAAATAGAAAATGTGCTCTCCTTGCATCCAGATGTCGAGGAAGTTGCTGTGATAGGTTTATTCGATTCATATTGGGGTCAGATTGTGACTGCGGCAGTGAAGGGAAAGGCCAGTCAATTAGAGTTAAAAAGGTATTGTAAAATGCATTTATCTTCTTATAAAATCCCTCGTAAGTGGTTTTTTCTAAATGAAATGCCCTATACGACGAGCGGCAAGATAGCACGTGCTGAACTAATCAATCAAATAGAAAGTGAGGTGGCCAGTGATTAA
- a CDS encoding biotin transporter BioY, which yields MKIREITFVAVFAAVMGALGLVPPITLSFTPVPITLQTLGVLLAGGVLGARLGAMSQTIFLLLVAAGMPLLSGGRGGLSVFVGPSVGYLISWPITAFCIGYLLSRFQALKIQHVLLINLTVGILLVYLIGIPVQAFMMKIPVLNAVKLSLIYIPGDILKAILASILVFRLRKHPVISRSFAAVYTKHI from the coding sequence ATGAAAATTAGAGAAATTACTTTTGTAGCAGTGTTCGCGGCTGTCATGGGCGCGCTTGGATTGGTACCGCCTATCACGCTTTCTTTTACACCTGTTCCTATTACATTACAAACACTAGGCGTCCTTCTTGCTGGGGGAGTATTGGGAGCAAGATTAGGGGCGATGAGCCAGACAATCTTTTTATTACTAGTAGCTGCTGGAATGCCTCTTTTATCTGGAGGACGAGGCGGTCTAAGTGTATTTGTCGGACCAAGCGTTGGTTATTTAATTTCGTGGCCTATTACTGCTTTCTGTATTGGGTATCTACTATCACGTTTTCAAGCTTTAAAAATACAACATGTTTTATTGATTAATCTAACAGTTGGAATCCTATTAGTCTATTTAATCGGAATTCCTGTCCAAGCATTTATGATGAAAATCCCTGTTTTAAATGCTGTAAAGTTAAGTTTAATTTATATCCCAGGGGACATCTTAAAAGCCATACTAGCTTCTATTTTAGTCTTCAGATTAAGAAAACACCCAGTTATTTCACGTTCATTTGCAGCAGTTTATACTAAACACATCTAA
- a CDS encoding glycosyltransferase family 39 protein codes for MENTNISHKSEPLQTSEGSFVRIRPLAPSWEKPVLLTLLVLTAVAYIWGLGQSGWANSFYSAAVQAGTKSWKAFFFGSIDASNFITVDKPPASLWIMELSARIFGFSSWSMLIPEALMGVACVWVLYMTIRCWFSASAALIAGAVLAVTPVAALMFRFNNPDALLILLLTGSAYFFTRALEEGKTKWLVWASVLIGFGFLTKMLAAFFVIPVFVVVYLLFAPVSVSRRVLQMVISAISVVVSAGWWVAIVQLIPAANRPYIGSSQKNSILDLIFGYNGLGRLTGNESGMSGQKGAMGAPSGAMGTPNGGMEHHAGGMGGNFGGSTGLTRLLNSEMGGQISWLIPGVLILLVAAVWLVRRHWRSDRTVPALLLWAGTFFVTGVVFSFGQGTIHPYYTIALAPSIGAIIGIGVEVLWSRREQLAARLGLGAAIFVTVVWSFVLLDRTPTWTPWLRVAIVIIGGVAAISITVGPRIGQRIMLYGAAAGLAASLAGPFAYTIETISTPHTGSMPSAGPATSGGGFPGSFVGGKMPSGFNVAKSSNTKFGNPGFGGGQMPPGNNSSNPSIGQSVSKSADNFKGNSPDNVKQGGFGEADETPGSAIVKLLQQNASKYTWVAATVGSQSSAPYQLATGEPIMDIGGFTGSDPTPTLVQFKKYVSEGKIHYFISMGRGFDKMGGSSASGKNDGSISGANFQNGPMGGGSNSAISTWVQNSFKSTTVDGVTVYDLTQPK; via the coding sequence ATGGAGAATACAAATATCTCACATAAATCAGAGCCATTACAGACGAGTGAAGGTTCATTTGTTCGGATCAGACCTTTGGCTCCGTCATGGGAAAAGCCGGTGCTGTTAACCTTATTGGTGTTGACCGCAGTCGCTTATATATGGGGGCTAGGCCAATCGGGTTGGGCCAATTCATTTTACAGTGCCGCTGTTCAGGCGGGAACGAAGAGCTGGAAGGCGTTCTTCTTCGGTTCTATTGATGCATCAAACTTTATTACAGTAGATAAGCCTCCTGCTTCTTTGTGGATTATGGAGCTGTCGGCTCGAATTTTCGGCTTTAGTTCCTGGAGCATGCTTATTCCGGAAGCACTTATGGGTGTTGCTTGTGTATGGGTCTTATACATGACAATCCGCTGCTGGTTTAGCGCCAGTGCAGCACTTATTGCGGGTGCGGTGCTTGCTGTGACACCAGTGGCAGCGCTCATGTTTCGTTTTAATAACCCTGATGCGCTTTTGATTCTTTTGCTTACGGGGAGTGCCTATTTCTTTACTCGGGCACTTGAGGAAGGCAAGACAAAGTGGCTCGTGTGGGCATCTGTCCTCATTGGTTTTGGATTTTTGACCAAGATGCTGGCCGCATTCTTTGTCATCCCGGTGTTTGTAGTGGTCTATCTGTTGTTTGCACCAGTATCGGTAAGCCGGCGTGTACTGCAAATGGTGATCAGTGCGATTTCTGTAGTGGTATCGGCAGGCTGGTGGGTGGCAATTGTCCAGCTTATCCCGGCTGCAAATCGTCCGTATATCGGCAGTTCCCAGAAAAACAGCATTCTTGATTTAATCTTTGGATACAATGGTTTGGGCAGGCTTACAGGGAATGAATCCGGCATGAGCGGCCAAAAAGGTGCCATGGGAGCACCGAGTGGAGCCATGGGAACACCAAACGGCGGCATGGAACACCATGCTGGCGGTATGGGCGGGAATTTCGGAGGCAGTACCGGGCTCACAAGGCTGTTGAACTCCGAAATGGGCGGTCAGATTTCTTGGCTGATTCCCGGTGTACTGATTCTTTTGGTTGCTGCTGTTTGGCTTGTACGCCGTCACTGGAGAAGTGATCGCACAGTTCCTGCTCTGCTTTTGTGGGCTGGTACGTTCTTTGTCACCGGTGTTGTGTTCAGCTTTGGCCAAGGTACCATTCATCCGTACTATACGATTGCACTGGCTCCTTCAATCGGTGCCATCATCGGTATTGGTGTCGAAGTTCTCTGGAGTCGACGTGAGCAATTGGCAGCACGTTTGGGCTTAGGAGCTGCAATTTTCGTAACGGTGGTTTGGTCTTTTGTTTTACTCGATCGCACACCAACATGGACCCCATGGCTGCGTGTAGCAATCGTGATAATCGGCGGGGTGGCAGCCATTTCGATCACTGTTGGACCACGGATTGGCCAACGTATCATGCTTTATGGTGCCGCAGCCGGGTTGGCAGCAAGTCTGGCAGGTCCCTTTGCGTACACAATAGAGACAATTTCTACTCCACATACCGGTTCGATGCCTTCTGCGGGACCTGCAACAAGTGGCGGTGGTTTCCCTGGCAGCTTTGTGGGCGGTAAAATGCCGTCAGGATTCAATGTAGCGAAGTCATCTAATACGAAGTTCGGGAATCCTGGTTTTGGAGGAGGTCAAATGCCGCCTGGGAACAATTCAAGCAATCCGTCCATCGGGCAATCCGTCAGCAAGAGCGCTGACAATTTTAAAGGGAATAGCCCTGACAACGTCAAACAGGGTGGTTTTGGAGAGGCAGACGAAACACCTGGCAGCGCAATTGTGAAATTGCTGCAGCAGAATGCCTCGAAATATACCTGGGTTGCTGCGACGGTAGGTTCACAGTCTTCTGCTCCATATCAGCTTGCAACAGGTGAACCAATCATGGACATCGGCGGCTTTACTGGGAGTGACCCAACACCAACACTTGTCCAGTTTAAAAAATACGTGAGTGAAGGAAAGATTCATTATTTTATTAGCATGGGCAGAGGCTTTGATAAAATGGGCGGCAGCTCTGCAAGTGGAAAAAATGATGGAAGTATTTCCGGAGCTAATTTCCAAAATGGCCCAATGGGTGGAGGATCTAATTCAGCCATCTCCACGTGGGTTCAAAACAGCTTTAAATCAACCACAGTGGATGGAGTCACTGTCTATGATTTGACACAGCCAAAATAA
- a CDS encoding LysM peptidoglycan-binding and 3D domain-containing protein produces the protein MLKKIIMIIAVAVLSGTVSANVQAATITVKRGDTLWGLSRLHKTTVKNIKEWNHLNTDLIHPGRSLTISPNSLHQQKQYTVKHGDTLWGIARNYHVSVSELMKWNKLTSDLIHPGLNLDIFGGLTTAQYTMNKDTNAPTASATKVEAASTTIPSSRVVTVKATAYTASCAGCSGTTATGINIKANPNEKVIAVDPSVIPLGSKVYVPGYGEATAADTGGAIKGNRIDVFIPTEQAALNFGVKHVNVTILN, from the coding sequence ATGCTTAAAAAAATTATAATGATTATAGCAGTTGCTGTACTCTCAGGAACTGTAAGTGCTAATGTACAAGCCGCAACTATTACAGTAAAAAGAGGCGATACCCTTTGGGGATTATCACGCTTACATAAGACAACTGTTAAAAATATTAAAGAGTGGAATCATCTTAACACCGACCTCATTCACCCTGGAAGATCCCTAACGATTTCACCTAATTCATTACACCAACAAAAACAGTATACCGTTAAACATGGTGACACATTATGGGGAATTGCTAGAAATTATCATGTGAGCGTTTCAGAACTGATGAAATGGAACAAACTTACTAGCGATCTCATCCATCCTGGATTAAACCTTGACATTTTTGGCGGATTAACAACTGCTCAATATACTATGAACAAAGATACGAATGCACCAACTGCTTCAGCAACTAAGGTAGAAGCTGCCTCAACAACAATTCCAAGCTCAAGGGTTGTTACAGTGAAAGCTACAGCATATACTGCTTCATGTGCTGGATGTTCCGGCACTACGGCTACAGGAATTAACATTAAAGCAAACCCGAATGAAAAGGTCATCGCCGTTGACCCATCTGTCATACCGCTCGGCAGTAAAGTTTATGTACCGGGCTATGGTGAAGCAACTGCCGCAGATACTGGCGGAGCTATTAAAGGAAATCGAATTGATGTCTTTATTCCTACTGAACAAGCTGCTCTTAATTTTGGAGTAAAACATGTAAATGTAACCATATTGAACTAA
- a CDS encoding MFS transporter has product MHTTELSKRHWLLILTLTLLTFVLGTSEFVIVGILTDISSSLHMTNAKAGTLVSAFAITFAIATPLVMSATSHFPKRKWMLFLIGLFIILNALCVISTSYIMLLALRMMTAIVTGVLISLAMIVASETMPISKRGLAISFVFGGFTLANVVGVPIGTVIAESYGWHATFALTTFLGGLAFLTSFFVLPNKLSQIRSSMRDQFSLLIQPRILMAFFIPALGFGATYAIFTYLVPILKEMEAPNHLISWILFGYGFISIFSNILAGKIASHNAIGRLRFVFLVQAIVLTSLFWTTNHFILGLANIGLMSLMAILLTTSTQLYLIDLARIYQPKATGLAASLMPVASNVGIAFGSALGGIVYQQENLMNITWVGGVVAVCASLLTFFSHHLDQKQKKPS; this is encoded by the coding sequence ATGCACACCACAGAATTATCCAAACGACATTGGTTACTCATCTTAACACTTACCCTATTAACATTTGTTCTCGGGACTAGCGAATTTGTTATCGTCGGGATCTTAACCGATATTTCCTCAAGTCTTCATATGACAAATGCAAAAGCAGGTACACTCGTTTCTGCGTTTGCGATTACATTCGCCATTGCCACACCACTCGTGATGTCAGCAACAAGTCATTTTCCAAAGCGCAAATGGATGTTGTTTTTGATAGGATTGTTCATCATCCTGAATGCTTTGTGTGTGATTTCGACGAGTTACATCATGCTCCTTGCACTTCGGATGATGACGGCGATTGTAACAGGAGTTTTAATCTCTCTAGCCATGATTGTTGCAAGTGAAACCATGCCGATCTCAAAACGTGGACTTGCGATATCATTTGTTTTCGGTGGTTTCACACTTGCCAATGTGGTCGGAGTCCCCATTGGCACTGTCATCGCCGAAAGTTACGGCTGGCATGCCACTTTCGCGCTAACTACTTTCCTGGGTGGATTGGCGTTTTTGACATCATTTTTCGTTTTGCCTAATAAGCTCAGCCAAATACGCAGTTCGATGCGGGATCAGTTTTCTTTATTGATCCAGCCACGAATCTTGATGGCTTTTTTCATTCCTGCTCTCGGATTTGGCGCAACTTATGCCATTTTCACGTATCTTGTTCCGATCTTGAAGGAGATGGAAGCACCAAATCATTTAATCAGTTGGATTTTGTTTGGATACGGATTTATCTCGATTTTCAGCAACATCCTCGCCGGTAAAATTGCCAGCCACAATGCTATCGGACGCCTTCGGTTTGTTTTTCTCGTGCAGGCAATTGTTCTGACAAGTTTATTTTGGACGACAAATCATTTTATTTTAGGACTGGCTAACATTGGATTGATGTCGTTAATGGCCATCCTCTTAACAACATCTACCCAGCTTTATTTAATAGACCTTGCCAGAATTTATCAGCCAAAAGCGACAGGACTCGCTGCTTCACTTATGCCAGTAGCAAGCAACGTAGGTATCGCATTTGGATCAGCATTAGGCGGAATTGTATACCAACAAGAGAATTTAATGAATATAACTTGGGTCGGTGGGGTTGTTGCAGTCTGTGCAAGTCTGCTAACTTTCTTTAGTCATCATCTAGACCAAAAACAAAAGAAACCGTCATAA
- a CDS encoding YoaK family protein, with protein sequence MNSSKTAANLLVILLTMTSGCADAISFLALGQVLTAAMTGNTVFLGLSIVHANGLKPLGYVVALSGFILGVAFGAIIVRKKRNVTGLNPIVTVALSVELAAFVLFGLLISFVNSPDQLLLVIILSFGMGVQGVVARRIGVNGVPTTVITSTTTGLIESLVWNIYTRNAKMVNKNLKSPSAPYSSIFIWVADIVIYGVGAAICGAFELKWNLQAIWLPAAIIFAVVLSSVYFQLQVQQKNRLKSENTISG encoded by the coding sequence ATGAATTCATCTAAAACAGCTGCAAATTTACTGGTAATATTACTAACTATGACTTCGGGGTGTGCGGATGCAATCAGCTTCCTTGCACTTGGACAAGTTTTAACAGCAGCTATGACCGGGAATACAGTTTTTCTTGGTTTGTCAATTGTACATGCAAATGGATTGAAACCATTAGGTTATGTGGTGGCACTATCCGGGTTTATTCTGGGCGTTGCCTTTGGAGCAATAATAGTAAGGAAAAAACGAAATGTCACTGGATTGAATCCTATCGTAACGGTCGCTCTTAGTGTTGAGTTAGCTGCATTTGTTTTATTTGGTCTTCTTATTTCTTTTGTAAATTCCCCTGACCAACTTTTATTAGTCATCATTCTTTCTTTCGGTATGGGTGTACAAGGCGTTGTGGCAAGAAGAATTGGCGTAAATGGTGTCCCGACAACTGTTATCACAAGTACGACTACCGGCCTCATCGAATCTTTAGTTTGGAATATCTATACACGTAATGCAAAAATGGTAAACAAGAACTTGAAGAGCCCATCTGCCCCATATAGCTCTATTTTTATTTGGGTGGCTGATATAGTTATTTATGGTGTCGGGGCTGCAATTTGTGGTGCGTTCGAATTGAAATGGAATTTACAGGCAATTTGGCTACCTGCTGCAATTATCTTTGCCGTGGTCCTATCATCTGTTTATTTTCAACTTCAAGTCCAGCAAAAAAATAGATTAAAATCTGAAAATACAATAAGTGGCTGA